The segment GATTATCAGCCGCCAGGCTCCGTGGTCTGGCCTGGGGGCAAAAGAAGCACTGGACATCGTTCTGGCGGGCGGTGCATTTGACTTGCCTATTGGCCTGCTGTTTATGGATGACGGTACTTTCCAGCTCGCTCCAGAACAAAACGCCGGCGCCCTTCAACAAAAAAACCTCACCGCCAACCTGCAAGCCCTGGCCATGTTTGGCGTTGAGGATTTGTATGCTTGCCGCCACAGCCTTGACGAGCGTGGAATCTCGCCCGCAGGGCTTGCAGTCGCTGACGTACAGCCACTGTCAGCAGATGAAATGCGTGCAGTCTTTGACCGTTATGACCAAGTGATCACCCTCTGATGTCGACCCTACACGTTGTGAGCCACTCACCTTTTTCAGACACCCGCCTGGGCAGCTGCCTGCGCTTGCTG is part of the Pseudomonas sp. ML2-2023-3 genome and harbors:
- the tusC gene encoding sulfurtransferase complex subunit TusC codes for the protein MPKSLLIISRQAPWSGLGAKEALDIVLAGGAFDLPIGLLFMDDGTFQLAPEQNAGALQQKNLTANLQALAMFGVEDLYACRHSLDERGISPAGLAVADVQPLSADEMRAVFDRYDQVITL